Within Lolium rigidum isolate FL_2022 chromosome 5, APGP_CSIRO_Lrig_0.1, whole genome shotgun sequence, the genomic segment tggtgaaggacgagcccgtcgacgagcgcgtcaagcaggaggtcgtcaccgacgagatgtacaacttccagcagtactacgacgcctccggccgccgcaagtggttctagattaggtttagtttaaagttagtcaaatttcgttcgaatctatgtaagtttggacgaatctaatcgaatctagttaagtttaaaatttgcgaaattttgtttgggggacgcgactggggagcgacgtcccccaaacgcggcacgaacgaaacacgtcccccaaacgctcaatccggcgcggtttgggggacggtttggggaacgtggctggagatgctctaaccgtgAAATTGTGAGAGAAAGGAGGATGCATGTATGCATGGGATGTGAATAGGGGATCCCACTACCAATTCTATACATACTGGCATACACGTAGCGGTTTCAAACTCTGACACATATTTTTTGAACCGACGCAACATAGTACATGATCTTCCGCGTCTTTCATGTTAACATTAATGTGATATGTACTTGTGGCCTAGACTGAAAAAGAAGTAAATATATACTTCATGTTTTTTATATAGTACATGGTCTTATGCGTCTTCATGTtaacattaatatgatggatactttGTGGCCCACCGGCTACGCCAAAGACTAAATTAATACATGATACAAACATAGACTGAAAAAAATTAAATATATACTTCATTTTTTTATCTATGATGATTTGTGAAAATCTAAGGTTTAGATATTACTAGCAAAGTGCTCGTGGGTTGCTACGATTTTTCAATTCATTTTGATATAGACACAATGCAATATGCACACATTTTCTTAGGGCATTTCACATTGTGTTAACATGGTCGAATTATCTGGAATCAAAAAATTTGTCAGGTTTCATTTCAAAACCCAAATTACAATGAATTTTTTTGAGTAATTACCGGGTATCCAAAAAAAATTGGACAAATTTCAGGTTTCACTTGAAAACCTAAATTACAATGCAAAAAATATGATGAATTATCAGGGTATCaaacaaatttgacaaatttcagCTTTTAGTTCAAAACCAAAACCCAAATTACAATGAATTTTTTTGAgtaattatcgggtatccaaaaaAATTGGACAAATTTCAGGTTTCACTTGGAAACCTAAATTACAATGCAAAAATTATGATGAATTATCGGGGCATCAAACAAATTCGACAAATTTCAGGTTTTAGTTCAAAACCAAAATTACAATGTGTTTTTTGAGTAAACCCTAATGCCCAGCTAGCGTGAGGTGCACACATTGCATCCCATCTTGTGTGGCATATGATCGATTGGGTTAGGAGACATGAGAAAGAATTACTACCGCAACACACATACCAAGGGGCGAGACCAGACGAAACAGTTCGGCCCACCTCGGTCGCTCCCGCTGGTCGCGTTTTGATTTCCATGGTGAGACGGCGTTTGTGTTGGCAAAACCGTGGTGGCGCGCGTTGGTGGGCTGCAAGCTTGGTGGAGCACGATGAAGCATCTGGAGCGGGGTTTGGGGGGGAGGGGGTCAGGAGAAATCCTTGGCGGCTTAGCttccaccgacgcggtgacgtcgCGTGGGCGCCGCCTTTCCTTCTTGCGGGCGTCGGGCGTACacctccccctctctcctcctcgtgTTGGGGAAAACCCTAGGAGCCATCCgggcagcgtcgtcatcgtcgcattaCTTCTTAAAGGTGTTGCTTGATACGCAGCGCTTCggagtgctaggagcgtggtgggaaTTATCCGGAGGGTGCGGCGGTTGAGCGACATCTTCATTTTCGTCGATCCGATGTTGTTGaattttttctctcttttctttctctttggtTTCTTTTAGGCATGCTTGTGCTAAGGTCCAACAGTTGTACCGtgtgttgctatattaatatagctggtcgaaagcctatttcgaggaggagacAGAgtagctagttttttttttttttgaataggaACGATTGATTGATCGGGTTTGGGCCATGCATCGTAGTACCTGACCAGCTAGTACTATTTTGATTGTTGGTTTCTAAACCACGTGAACATAGCCGAGTTAGAACAACACAGTTTCATCTCTGCCTTTCATTAAAGAAGCAGGTCTAACTCTACACCCATGACGCGCACCACGGCGCCAGCTCCCCGTTCCCATCCGACATCAGACTCTCAGCACCGTTGCTTCCTTCTTTTTTGAGGGGAGCGccgctgcttttttttttttgacgtggGAGCACCGCTGCTTTCGATAGCGGGAGGCGCCTCAGAAGAGTAGAGCCATACCCATGACTTGAGTAAAGAGGAAAACGTTTCAGAGTTTTGTTGGGCCTCAGCCCATATGTACTCGCGCGAACGGTGGAAAGCAACGACGTACACGTACGAACCACGGTTAGCAAtttaatactacctccgtttcaaggaataaggcgccctcgttttacgagctttttgtttgaccaagaattactttaaatagataaagattgtttgtatgaaattagcatcattaaaaagtgcttttcaatacgaatccaacgatactatatacatataatataatcaagattttgttgctaaacttttatggtcaaagttcatcttggaatacgcgtgcgccttattccttgaaacggaggtagtagttaagAAGATACTTGAGGAATTTACATTCTTTTCTGTTTATAAGTTTCTCGGGAGTTTCTATTCGACCTTGGCGCTCTTTGAAGTTGCAGGGTATGGGCCAAACCAGGTAAGCAGCCTGGCCTAAAGTGCTCTCTCGACTGGGCCTTTCTCAGCCCATCTGTGAACACCCGTTCTTGTCTCGTCTCCGGCGCCGGTGCTTCTCTCTCCTCCGTCCGTCTTCCAAGCTTCCCACCGGATACGAGCCGAAACCCTAGGATTTTCTCTCCGATCCGATGTACGCGCAACAGTTCCTGAGCACGGCGCTGTCCCAGCGGGGCCCCTCGGCGCTCCCCTACGCGGAGGACGTCAAGTGGCTGATCCGCAACCACCTGGTcgccctcgccggcgccttccccTCCCTCCACCCCAGGGCGGCCCTCTTCACCCACAACGACGGCCGCGCCGCGCACCTGCTCCAGGCCGACGGCACCATCCCCATCACCCACGCCGGCGCCGTCTACCACCTCCCCGCCGTCCTCTGGCTCCCCGACCCCTACCCGCGCGCCCCGcccctcgtcttcctctccccGACCCGCGACATGCTCATCAAGCCCCACCACCCGCTCGTCGATCGCTCCGGCCTCGTCGCCGGCGCGCCGTACCTCCGCTCCTGGGTCTTCCCCTCCTCCAACCTCCTCGACCTCGCCAGGTCCCTCTCCCACCTCTTCAGCCTCGACCCGCCTCTCTTCAGCAGATCCACTCCTCCCAATCCTCTtcctgcctcctcctcctcgatgcacCACGCCCCCTCTCCTCGCCCCCCTTCAGAGTACGCATCCCGCCCATACAGGTTCCCGGCCTCGCCCCAGCTCGCCGCTCGCCCACCGTCCACCGAGGACCCCGCCGAGGTCTTCAGGCGCAACGCCATCGCCAAGCTTGTCGACACGGCCTACGCTGACGCTGCCGCCCTGGGTGCTGCGCGTGCGGCCGAGGTTGTCGCCCTCTCCGCCGTGCAGGCCGAGCTGCGTGGCCGGGCGGAATCCGTCGACAGCGGGGTGCGCAGGATCACCGAGGAGATGGAGGCGCTCGAGCGCCGTCTTCAGGACGTGACGATGGCCACCCATGTCATCGAGGCCTGGGTCGCTGAGAACCGCAAGGGGGCCGCTGACGACGTAGACTCCGAAGCGGAGGGGGCAATCCAGCCTGCGGACGTGCTGTCCAGGCAGATGCTTGACTGTAGTGCAGCTGATCGGGCGCTCGAGGACGCCATTTATGCACTCGACAGGGGCGTCCAGGAAGGGTCCGTGCCATTCGACGGCTACCTCAGGagcgtgcgcgctctggcgcgggagCAGTTCTTCCAGCGCGTCCTCTACACCAAGGTCACTAGGGAGCAGCAGCAGGCGCAGGTCGCTAGGATGGCCGCACGGGCTCCGCCACAGTATGCGTCCTAGCGACCACCAGGGATAGGTCAGTATACATGTTGCTTTTCAATCGATTCCATCCATTGTAAGAGTCACTCACAGTGTAAAGTTTAATACCGGCGTTGGTGTGTGCTTAGCAAGATTATTTTTCTGGTCAGGATGATTACTGAATATGAACAGATGGATGAGTCATGTGTCTCAGTAACTACTTTAGTAGTTGAGAGTGCAGTTCGTAGTGTTGTGCTGCGTTATTCAACTTGCAGCACATATCTCAGTTTTGTTCTCTACactcaaaatataaaaaaaaactatTAGGTGGTTCTccttgaagaaaaaaaaaggcgAACCGTCCCCTGCTGCATGAATCATAATCCTGAGATTTTTGTGACTAGAGTAGCTATCATGCGCGGATCAGCGTTACGACCTAGGTTTGTTCCACTTGGACGATGTGATACAATACAAGTATTTCTTCTTATTGCTGACTTGTCAACCTCAAGTGTAATATAAATGAACCCACCCACATTGTAGAACTTTCTGATACACCTGAAACTGAAAACCATGGAAGGTGAACGGCCTCTTGGCCCACCCAAATTAGAATCATGTAGGGCCTGCTTGGAATGGTTGTAAATTTGTGTGGCCAACCCAACTTCAAATCCTGTAGGCTGAATTAATCACTCTGTTTTATTTTGTGGGTATAAATCAATGTCTCTCCCCAGAGGCAGGGGGCTTCTCCCCCATGGTCTTGTTTATGCTGTTCCAGGAAAAGAAAACAATGGAGAACTGAacaaggttgtgggttcttcgttttttcttcttctatctGGCCGAATTTGTCTGAGTTTTTCGCAATTACCGATCGAGTTATTAACAAGTCTAGTTCCATCTGAAATAACTACCAGTTCTCACACTATGTTCAAAACCTTAATTGTGTAGTCCACAGAGCTCCAGGATTAATTATCTGATTAGTTACTCGCTTAAATTACAGGGCCACAATTTTTTTTGATGCATCCAAACTTATGTACAAACCATACAAAATTGAACAGTTGGTCTCATCTTGGTGCTGGACCTGTGTGAGTTGGAGAGTCATCGTCAACCTGTCCCAACTCAAGTATGCTTTCCTGCCGCAGGTCACTTGCTTGAGCATCGCTGTGTAAGTCGGCACTTGTTGCACTGAGATTATTTGTGCTACTAGTGACTGAGCTGTAGCTTCCAATTCCACGAGACACCTCCAGCTCCAGACACTCCTTGAGCTCAGCTACAACATCTGCCATTGTTGGCCGTTCCCGTGATGGCTGTTCTTTGCACCGCAGTGCTAGCTCAGTAACCTTCCAGACTGAGTTGACATCATACTCCTTCCCCATCTTTGAGTCAGCAATGCTCTCGATGTTACCCTCCGAGAGCTTCTGGCGCACCCACGTTGCAATGTGGATGCTCTCCGTATCACTCGTGGATACCGCTGGAGACTGACCAGTTATAAGCTCCAGTAGTACAACTCCAAAGCTATACACATCACTCTTCTCACTGAGGTGGGATGTATTATAGTATTCAGGGTCAAGATACCCCAGGGTACCTGCTGGTTGGGTAGTGATGTGGGTCATGAACTCATCGGCAAACACCTTCATTAGGCCAAAGTCAGATATCTTTGCCTCTAGGTCTGCAGATAGCAGGATGTTCTTTGTCTTCACATCCCTATGGATCAGTGGTGGCTGGCAGGACTTGTGTAGATACTCCAATCCTGTATCCATGAGACCATGATCAGTGGCCAGGAAGTTGATAACAATAGGTTAATCATTAACTAAAAGTAG encodes:
- the LOC124656002 gene encoding protein ELC-like gives rise to the protein MYAQQFLSTALSQRGPSALPYAEDVKWLIRNHLVALAGAFPSLHPRAALFTHNDGRAAHLLQADGTIPITHAGAVYHLPAVLWLPDPYPRAPPLVFLSPTRDMLIKPHHPLVDRSGLVAGAPYLRSWVFPSSNLLDLARSLSHLFSLDPPLFSRSTPPNPLPASSSSMHHAPSPRPPSEYASRPYRFPASPQLAARPPSTEDPAEVFRRNAIAKLVDTAYADAAALGAARAAEVVALSAVQAELRGRAESVDSGVRRITEEMEALERRLQDVTMATHVIEAWVAENRKGAADDVDSEAEGAIQPADVLSRQMLDCSAADRALEDAIYALDRGVQEGSVPFDGYLRSVRALAREQFFQRVLYTKVTREQQQAQVARMAARAPPQYAS